From the Deinococcus aetherius genome, the window TGCCCGGGGTCCGTCTCCAGCAGCGCGGGCTTTTCCACCACACATCGGCCAAAGGCGTGCGGGCAGCGCGTGCGGAAGGGGCAGCCGCTGGGCACGTTCAGGGGGCTGGGAATCTCCCCCTCCACAGCGGGTGCGTCGGTGCGGTGCGCGGGGTCGAGCCTCGGCGCGGCGGCGAGCAGGGCCTGGGTGTAGGGGTGCCCTGGCCGCCCGAACACGTCGTCCGTCCCCGCTACCTCCACCACCGATCCGAGGTACATCACCGCGACCCGGTGCGAGAGGTGGCGGACCAGCCGCAGGTCGTGCGCGACGAACAGCACCGTCAGCCCCAGCCGCTCCTGCAACTCCAGCAGCAGGTTCACGACCTGGGCCTGCACGCTCACGTCGAGGGCGGAGACGAGTTCGTCCGCGACGAGGCACTGCGGCTCCACCGCCAGCGCGCGGGCAATCCCGATGCGCTGCCTCTGCCCACCCGAGAATTCGTGGGGGAGCCTCCCCTCCGCCTCCGGGGGCAGGCCGACGAGTTCGAGGAGTTCGCGCACCCGACCGGGAATCTCGCCCGGTGGGCGCATCCGGTGAACGCTCAGCGCCTCGCGTAACGTCTGCCCCACGGTCATGCGCGGATTGAGGGACGAGAAGGGGTCTTGGAAGATCATCTGCACCCGGCGGTTGTAGGCGCGCAATTCGGCTCCGCGCAGACGCAGCACGTCCCGCCCCTCGAAGGTGATATTCCCCCCATCCGCATCGTACAGCCGCACCAGACAGCGCGCCAGAGTGGACTTGCCGCACCCCGACTCCCCCACCAGCC encodes:
- a CDS encoding ABC transporter ATP-binding protein, which codes for MTAYENVVAAEQNAPGEAILTVRGLNKFFPAPYSPLDRLRGVPRRVVRALNDVNLDVRRGETLGLVGESGCGKSTLARCLVRLYDADGGNITFEGRDVLRLRGAELRAYNRRVQMIFQDPFSSLNPRMTVGQTLREALSVHRMRPPGEIPGRVRELLELVGLPPEAEGRLPHEFSGGQRQRIGIARALAVEPQCLVADELVSALDVSVQAQVVNLLLELQERLGLTVLFVAHDLRLVRHLSHRVAVMYLGSVVEVAGTDDVFGRPGHPYTQALLAAAPRLDPAHRTDAPAVEGEIPSPLNVPSGCPFRTRCPHAFGRCVVEKPALLETDPGQYVACHLYDPRPGQVAG